In Anabas testudineus chromosome 12, fAnaTes1.2, whole genome shotgun sequence, one genomic interval encodes:
- the mat2al gene encoding methionine adenosyltransferase II, alpha-like codes for MNPSRGKTFLFTSESVGEGHSDKMCDQISDAVLDAYLSQDPDSKVACECVAKTGMILLVGEVTSKAIVDLQSVVRNTVKTIGYDDSSKGFDYKTCNVLLALEPQCVEISDCVFEGRDQEDIGAGDQGLMFGYATDETEECMPLTILLAHKLNYRMKQLSRSGECPWILPDSKSQVTVEYKDNMGAMEPQRVHTVVISVQHSPDITLDEIRRSLMEKVVKVVIPAKYLDEKTVYHLLPSGKFLMGGPQGDAGLTGRKIIVDTYGGWGGHGGGAFSGKDYSKVDRSGAYAARWVAKSLVKAGLCRRALVQISYAIGVSHPLSISVFHYGTSNRDEDELLQIVQKNFDLRPGVIVRELGLKQPIYQATACYGHFGRAEFPWEKPKPLVF; via the exons ATGAACCCGAGCCGTGGGAAGACTTTCCTGTTCACATCCGAGTCTGTGGGAGAAGGACACTCTG ATAAAATGTGTGATCAGATCAGTGACGCTGTTCTCGACGCCTACCTGAGTCAAGACCCTGACTCTAAAGTGGCCTGTG AGTGTGTGGCGAAGACAGGGATGATTTTACTGGTTGGAGAAGTGACGTCTAAAGCCATAGTGGACCTCCAGTCTGTGGTCCGAAACACTGTGAAGACAATCGGATACGACGACTCTTCAAAAG GTTTTGATTACAAGACGTGTAACGTGCTGCTGGCTCTGGAGCCGCAGTGCGTGGAGAtctcagactgtgtgtttgaaggCCGGGATCAGGAGGACATCGGTGCAGGAGACCAG GGTCTGATGTTTGGCTACGCCACAGATGAGACCGAGGAGTGCATGCCCCTAACCATCCTTTTGGCTCACAAGCTGAACTACAggatgaagcagctgtcacGAAGCGGAGAGTGTCCGTGGATCCTGCCAGACTCCAAGTCACAG GTCACGGTGGAGTATAAAGACAACATGGGCGCCATGGAGCCACAGCGTGTCCACACTGTGGTCATCTCGGTGCAGCACAGCCCGGACATCACGCTGGACGAGATCCGACGCAGCCTGATGGAGAAGGTGGTGAAGGTCGTCATTCCTGCCAAGTATCTGGATGAGAAGACCGTGTACCACCTGCTGCCAAGTGGGAAATTCCTCATGGGGGGTCCACAG GGCGATGCAGGACTCACGGGCCGGAAAATCATTGTGGACACTTATGGAGGATGGGGCGGCCACGGAGGGGGGGCTTTCTCTGGGAAAGACTACTCCAAAGTGGATCGATCCGGAGCATATGCAGCTCGCTGGGTCGCCAAGTCTCTGGTCAAAGCCGGACTGTGCAGACGAGCCCTGGTTCAG atctCCTACGCCATCGGTGTGAGCCACCCGCTCTCCATCTCAGTGTTTCACTACGGCACGTCGAACAGGGACGAGGACGAGCTGCTGCAGATTGTACAGAAGAACTTTGACCTGAGACCTGGAGTCATTGTGAG AGAGCTGGGTTTAAAGCAGCCGATTTATCAAGCCACCGCCTGCTATGGTCACTTTGGCAGAGCTGAGTTCCCCTGGGAAAAACCAAAACCTCTGGTGTTTTGA